The Providencia rettgeri genome includes a window with the following:
- the aroG_2 gene encoding Phospho-2-dehydro-3-deoxyheptonate aldolase, Phe-sensitive codes for MHKTDELRTARVDSLITPQTLAYEFPISQKVAENVTASRKRIEQILSGQDPRLLVIVGPCSIHDIDAAIEYAKKLNALREHHQDRLEIVMRTYFEKPRTVVGWKGLISDPNLDNSCQVNTGIRLARKLLIEVNQLGLATATEFLDMVTGQYIADLISWGAIGARTTESQIHREMASALSCPVGFKNGTDGNINIAIDAIRAAKAQHMFLSPDKNGQMTIYQTSGNPHGHIIMRGGKQPNYTAGDLAAACDKLRKFELPEHLVVDFSHGNCQKIHRRQLEVARDIAEQIKDGSTAISGVMAESFLVEGTQKVVSDQPLVYGQSITDPCLGWEDTEQLIEILAQAVESRFK; via the coding sequence ATGCACAAAACTGATGAATTACGTACTGCGAGAGTGGATAGCTTAATTACCCCACAAACTCTCGCTTATGAGTTTCCTATTTCCCAAAAAGTCGCCGAAAACGTGACAGCGTCACGCAAACGCATAGAACAAATATTATCCGGTCAAGACCCGCGTTTACTGGTTATTGTTGGCCCTTGTTCGATTCATGACATCGATGCGGCTATTGAATACGCTAAAAAATTAAACGCATTAAGAGAGCATCATCAAGACCGTTTAGAAATCGTCATGCGAACTTACTTTGAGAAACCACGTACTGTCGTGGGTTGGAAAGGGTTAATTTCTGACCCAAACCTTGATAATTCTTGCCAAGTTAATACCGGTATCCGGTTAGCTCGTAAATTATTAATTGAAGTTAACCAATTAGGGTTAGCCACGGCAACCGAATTCCTTGATATGGTCACCGGGCAATATATTGCAGATCTGATTAGTTGGGGAGCAATAGGTGCTCGCACAACAGAAAGCCAAATTCACCGTGAAATGGCATCCGCATTGTCTTGTCCTGTTGGTTTCAAAAATGGCACAGACGGTAATATTAATATTGCCATTGATGCAATAAGAGCTGCAAAGGCACAGCATATGTTTTTATCACCAGATAAAAACGGGCAAATGACCATTTACCAAACTAGTGGTAATCCACATGGTCATATCATTATGCGTGGGGGTAAACAACCTAATTACACTGCCGGTGACTTAGCCGCAGCTTGTGACAAACTACGTAAATTTGAATTACCAGAGCATTTAGTGGTCGATTTTAGCCATGGTAATTGCCAAAAAATTCACCGTCGCCAACTCGAAGTTGCTCGAGATATCGCTGAACAAATAAAAGATGGTTCTACCGCTATCAGTGGTGTAATGGCAGAAAGCTTCTTGGTTGAAGGCACGCAAAAAGTGGTTTCTGACCAACCTTTGGTTTATGGTCAATCAATTACCGACCCATGCCTTGGCTGGGAAGATACCGAGCAACTTATTGAAATTCTTGCTCAAGCTGTTGAATCACGCTTTAAATAA